One Arthrobacter sp. FW306-07-I genomic window carries:
- a CDS encoding NAD(P)-dependent oxidoreductase, with product MGAPMAANLLKAGWQVKGWNRSPGAVRALEGLGGTGVDSVTDLRDEPVLIFMLPDLPFIEEAAAGLLEAWREVPPATGTLVVVMSSVSPVGVRAFASTVADASNGNASVLDAPVSGGTDGARRGTLAIMTGGSEQDFRRILPALEAMGSSVRLLGDLGAGSLAKACNQLIVGTTTAALAEAAELAERSGMDVHALFEVLSGGLAASRVLELVGPRLAAKDYTPTGPAKFMHKDLSFVLESAGTAGTAAPMASAGVDLYAEVVAQGLGDLDLAAVRQAIATMGTA from the coding sequence ATGGGTGCCCCCATGGCGGCCAACCTGCTCAAGGCAGGCTGGCAGGTCAAGGGGTGGAACCGCTCCCCCGGTGCCGTCCGGGCGCTCGAGGGGTTGGGCGGGACCGGCGTGGACAGCGTCACGGACCTGCGTGATGAACCCGTCCTTATCTTCATGCTCCCCGACCTTCCATTCATCGAAGAGGCCGCGGCGGGGCTTCTTGAGGCGTGGCGGGAGGTGCCGCCCGCCACTGGAACGCTCGTAGTGGTTATGAGCAGCGTGTCGCCGGTTGGTGTGCGGGCTTTCGCCAGCACTGTTGCGGACGCGAGTAATGGAAACGCCTCGGTGCTCGACGCCCCGGTCAGCGGCGGCACGGACGGCGCGCGGCGGGGAACCCTCGCCATCATGACGGGTGGATCGGAGCAGGACTTCCGGCGGATCCTGCCAGCCCTGGAAGCCATGGGCTCGTCAGTCCGCCTGCTCGGGGACCTGGGCGCGGGATCGCTGGCCAAGGCATGCAACCAGCTGATCGTAGGAACCACGACGGCGGCACTCGCCGAGGCTGCCGAACTCGCCGAACGTTCCGGCATGGACGTCCACGCCCTCTTTGAGGTCCTGTCCGGCGGCCTGGCAGCCAGCCGGGTGCTGGAGCTCGTGGGCCCCCGACTGGCGGCAAAGGACTACACTCCGACGGGGCCCGCGAAGTTCATGCACAAGGACCTCTCCTTTGTCCTCGAAAGCGCCGGCACTGCCGGCACTGCCGCTCCCATGGCTTCGGCCGGCGTCGACCTCTACGCGGAGGTGGTGGCCCAAGGCCTGGGCGACCTGGACCTGGCCGCGGTGCGGCAGGCCATCGCCACTATGGGTACCGCGTAA
- a CDS encoding MFS transporter, which translates to MTTRTNSPQAITDGAVVDPDQLRRATLASSVGSALEYYDFYIYGLASALIFGPLFFAPLGESGAVIASFATYGVGFAARPFGGVVFGHIGDRFGRKMVLILTIGLMGLSSCAIGLLPTFDQAGMLGAVLLVTLRILQGLGAGAEQAGATTLISEVAPRRRRGFFASLPFVGIQLGTLLGAGTFALMALADKEVLHGWLWRVPFLASIILIAIAVFIRLRLKETPVFQELEKHKAVVKNPVGQIWKHSKKNVLIGIGLRMGENGNSSIYSALLVSFISMPAGVFAGDKFIGPTGLLIAAGFAAVLVVAFGALSDRYGRVPVYRYGALFQAVIALPAFYLVTLGNVALVWVVMVVGIALGVQAMLGPQCALLPELFGSQHRFTGVALSRELSAVLAGGFAPMIGVALLAATNHSWLVPALYSLVLAAISFVTTFFTPETNGRDLVLVEDAR; encoded by the coding sequence GTGACAACTCGTACTAACTCACCGCAGGCCATCACGGACGGCGCCGTCGTCGATCCGGACCAGCTGCGAAGGGCAACACTTGCCAGCTCCGTAGGCTCCGCCTTGGAGTACTACGACTTCTACATCTACGGCCTTGCCTCGGCCCTGATCTTCGGACCGCTGTTCTTTGCCCCGCTTGGGGAGAGCGGAGCGGTCATCGCCTCCTTCGCCACCTACGGCGTCGGGTTCGCCGCCCGGCCGTTCGGCGGCGTGGTGTTTGGCCATATCGGCGACCGGTTCGGCCGGAAGATGGTGCTGATCCTGACCATCGGCCTGATGGGCCTGTCCAGCTGCGCCATCGGCCTGCTGCCCACCTTTGACCAGGCGGGAATGCTGGGCGCAGTGCTCCTGGTGACGCTGCGCATCCTGCAGGGCCTGGGCGCCGGCGCCGAGCAGGCAGGCGCCACCACCCTCATCTCGGAGGTGGCCCCGCGCCGCCGTCGCGGTTTCTTTGCTTCCCTGCCCTTCGTGGGCATCCAGCTGGGCACCCTCCTGGGCGCAGGCACCTTCGCCCTCATGGCGTTGGCTGACAAGGAAGTCCTGCACGGCTGGCTGTGGCGCGTTCCCTTCCTGGCAAGCATCATCCTGATTGCGATCGCGGTGTTCATCAGGCTGCGGCTCAAGGAGACCCCGGTCTTCCAGGAACTCGAAAAGCACAAGGCCGTGGTGAAGAACCCGGTGGGCCAGATCTGGAAGCACTCGAAGAAAAACGTACTGATCGGCATCGGCCTGCGGATGGGCGAAAACGGCAACTCGTCCATCTACTCTGCCCTGTTGGTCTCCTTTATCAGCATGCCGGCGGGGGTCTTTGCCGGGGACAAGTTCATCGGCCCCACGGGCCTGCTGATTGCCGCCGGCTTCGCCGCGGTGCTGGTGGTTGCCTTCGGCGCCCTGTCCGACCGCTACGGCCGGGTTCCCGTTTACCGCTACGGCGCGCTCTTCCAGGCCGTCATCGCCCTGCCCGCGTTTTACCTGGTCACACTCGGCAACGTCGCCCTGGTCTGGGTGGTCATGGTGGTGGGCATCGCCCTCGGCGTGCAGGCCATGCTCGGCCCGCAGTGCGCGCTGCTGCCCGAACTCTTCGGTTCCCAGCACCGCTTCACCGGCGTGGCCCTCAGCCGTGAACTCTCCGCGGTACTCGCCGGCGGCTTCGCCCCGATGATCGGCGTGGCACTGCTGGCCGCCACCAACCACTCCTGGCTCGTTCCGGCGCTTTATTCACTGGTCCTGGCAGCAATCTCCTTCGTCACTACGTTCTTCACCCCCGAGACCAACGGCCGTGACCTGGTGCTCGTGGAGGATGCCAGGTGA
- a CDS encoding IclR family transcriptional regulator, giving the protein MVDSHTPASSEKPGASSPAPAVTRAAAVLDALAASATGRLTLSDLSREVGIPKSSTSNLLLALEEARLISRQGAEFTLGRKLVELGAAYLGRMDEVQEFYRYCEQASVLSRETVRIAMLDGANVIYLARYEGHPAVRLTSNIGDKMPVSLCAVGKALIARLNWHDIEEMFPDDAELPVLTPKSLRTGAELKAQLKEIREQGFAFEDEESTTGVVCLAVSVPTRGAHGPSLGLSVTALKATYTPEQGSQMIKELQELAHSLGNPMG; this is encoded by the coding sequence TTGGTCGATTCCCATACCCCCGCTTCATCCGAAAAGCCGGGAGCCTCCTCACCGGCACCGGCAGTCACCCGGGCAGCAGCCGTACTGGACGCCCTCGCTGCCTCGGCTACCGGACGGCTGACCCTGAGCGACCTCTCGCGCGAGGTGGGAATTCCCAAGTCCTCCACCTCCAACCTCCTGCTGGCCCTGGAGGAAGCACGCCTGATCAGCAGACAGGGTGCAGAGTTCACCCTGGGCCGCAAGCTCGTGGAGCTCGGCGCGGCCTACCTTGGCCGCATGGATGAGGTGCAGGAGTTCTACCGATACTGCGAACAGGCCTCCGTCCTCTCCCGCGAGACGGTCCGGATCGCCATGCTGGACGGCGCGAACGTGATTTACCTTGCCCGCTACGAAGGCCATCCCGCCGTACGGCTCACGTCCAATATCGGCGACAAGATGCCCGTTTCCCTCTGCGCAGTGGGCAAGGCGCTGATCGCCCGGCTCAACTGGCATGACATCGAGGAGATGTTCCCGGACGACGCCGAACTCCCCGTCCTCACGCCCAAATCCCTGCGCACCGGCGCGGAACTGAAGGCACAGCTGAAGGAGATCCGCGAGCAGGGCTTCGCCTTCGAAGATGAGGAATCGACCACCGGGGTGGTGTGCCTCGCCGTCTCCGTCCCCACCCGCGGCGCCCACGGTCCCAGCCTTGGCCTCTCCGTCACGGCACTCAAGGCCACCTACACCCCCGAGCAGGGATCCCAGATGATCAAGGAACTGCAGGAACTGGCCCACTCCCTGGGCAACCCCATGGGATAG
- a CDS encoding fumarylacetoacetate hydrolase family protein, giving the protein MRIARINTAAGAQHAVERDGTWHHVSDPFEAPLCYTGDATPHEEAVFLAPVAPAVVIGIGHNRTLNDHPLPIQAWHKSVHTVASPEDAIVAARDRGIVHAEGELAVVIGKTATDLTAENALEHVLGYTCVNDVTNVDQNAVDERNFQGKAGVNYTPLGPWIETELPDPEQAAIDVHVNGTARARSGTFNLPSSVVECLTYVTSWLTLEPGDVVMTGAPGTAVPVEPGDRVDIVVEGIGTLSSTVA; this is encoded by the coding sequence ATGCGTATCGCCAGAATCAATACAGCAGCAGGTGCCCAGCATGCCGTCGAACGGGACGGCACGTGGCACCACGTCAGCGACCCCTTCGAGGCCCCCCTTTGCTACACGGGGGACGCCACTCCACACGAAGAGGCCGTATTCCTCGCCCCGGTGGCACCCGCCGTCGTCATCGGCATTGGCCATAACCGGACCCTGAATGACCATCCCCTGCCCATTCAGGCATGGCACAAGTCCGTCCACACGGTGGCGAGCCCCGAGGATGCCATTGTGGCGGCCCGCGATCGCGGCATCGTCCATGCGGAGGGTGAACTCGCCGTCGTGATTGGCAAAACGGCCACGGACCTCACAGCGGAGAACGCCCTGGAGCACGTCCTGGGCTACACCTGCGTCAACGACGTCACCAACGTGGACCAGAACGCCGTGGACGAGCGGAACTTCCAGGGCAAGGCCGGCGTCAACTACACCCCCCTTGGCCCCTGGATAGAGACTGAACTCCCGGACCCCGAGCAGGCGGCCATCGACGTCCACGTCAACGGCACCGCAAGGGCCAGGTCCGGCACGTTCAACCTGCCCTCCAGCGTGGTCGAGTGCCTCACCTACGTCACGTCCTGGCTGACCCTTGAACCGGGTGACGTCGTGATGACGGGGGCACCCGGCACCGCCGTTCCCGTGGAACCCGGCGACCGGGTAGACATCGTGGTGGAAGGCATCGGCACGTTGAGCAGCACCGTAGCCTGA
- a CDS encoding D-2-hydroxyacid dehydrogenase — MTSRKTVAIAVPLEAELVERIRAVDPSITVLYEPDLLPPERFPADHAGDPAFKRSEEQEERYWAMLNSAEVLYGFPNESPAGLARIARENPKLQWVHAMAAGAGGAVKASGLSQDILQKFKITTSAGVHALPLAEFAAMGILNGFKRSAELAQDQSAKVWPELRVPTRLVNGSNLVITGLGEIGLETARIAKALGMKVSGTKRTVEPIDGIDEVTDNEGLPGLLAAADAVVNTLPGTAYTEKLFNRELFAAMKPGTTFVNVGRGTVVDEEALLEALDNGQVGYACLDVFAVEPLPQDSPLWNHPKVMVSPHTSALSAAENRLITERFCSNLRTFLDGGDLPHLVDTVHFY, encoded by the coding sequence ATGACTTCACGTAAGACCGTGGCCATCGCCGTCCCGCTCGAAGCTGAGCTCGTGGAACGGATCCGTGCCGTTGACCCGTCCATCACCGTCCTCTACGAACCGGACCTCCTGCCTCCCGAACGTTTCCCGGCGGACCATGCCGGTGATCCCGCCTTCAAGCGCAGCGAGGAGCAGGAGGAACGCTACTGGGCCATGCTCAACAGCGCCGAAGTGCTGTACGGCTTCCCCAACGAGAGCCCTGCGGGGCTGGCCCGGATCGCACGCGAAAATCCAAAGCTGCAATGGGTCCACGCCATGGCGGCCGGGGCGGGCGGGGCCGTCAAGGCTTCGGGTCTCAGCCAGGACATCCTGCAGAAGTTCAAGATCACCACGTCGGCCGGAGTGCACGCCCTGCCCCTGGCGGAATTCGCAGCGATGGGAATCCTGAACGGCTTCAAGCGGAGCGCGGAACTCGCGCAGGACCAGTCGGCAAAGGTCTGGCCCGAACTCCGGGTCCCCACCCGGCTGGTCAACGGATCCAACCTGGTTATTACCGGCCTAGGTGAGATCGGACTGGAAACCGCCCGGATAGCCAAAGCGCTCGGCATGAAGGTCAGCGGCACCAAACGGACCGTTGAACCCATTGACGGCATCGACGAAGTGACAGACAACGAAGGCCTGCCGGGCCTCCTGGCCGCGGCAGACGCCGTCGTCAATACACTGCCCGGGACCGCCTACACGGAGAAACTGTTCAACCGTGAACTGTTCGCCGCCATGAAGCCCGGAACCACCTTCGTCAACGTGGGCCGCGGAACCGTGGTGGATGAGGAGGCGCTGCTGGAGGCGCTGGACAACGGCCAGGTGGGCTACGCCTGCCTGGACGTCTTCGCCGTGGAACCGCTGCCGCAGGACAGCCCCCTCTGGAACCACCCGAAGGTCATGGTCTCGCCGCACACTTCCGCGCTCAGCGCGGCGGAGAACAGGCTGATCACCGAGCGGTTCTGCAGCAACCTCCGGACGTTCCTGGACGGCGGGGATCTCCCCCACCTCGTGGACACCGTGCATTTCTACTAA
- a CDS encoding amylo-alpha-1,6-glucosidase yields the protein MAGWNADTAAGPLGAGTVTLVEGSSFCISMPNGDINPAHPHGLFVQDTRYVSKWALTVNGLPLEPLTAELKEPYRALFAGRIPRSDGYADSPLIVERLREVGEGIREQVTIRNFSLEPIECTLQLVVGSDFADLFEVKEARIQRQWEELRHANAGMLAIRGRWKDVQKDIAFNAPGADVTPETITYRTIVQPRSEWSTLISAVPATGKSGPASFSHSGGGLSPSDRRRREWVARIPMLRMGNPAIERTLRRSYDDLGALRIEDPNHPDRVVVAAGAPWFMTIFGRDSLWASEMALPVDPSLALGTLQTLADRQGSVVDPVSEEEPGKILHEVRLDVSSGLSLGGKSTYYGSVDATPLFVDVLGAVSRWGFAKETINALLPHADRALDWIRDFGDKDGDGFVEYQRLNPNGLVNQGWKDSWDGINFADGRLAEPPIALCEVQAYVYAAYLARAWMAYDDGDDGLGAAYADRAAVLKKRFNEEFWIPERGYYAIALDGHKQKVDACASNMGHCLWLGLVDDDKAAEVAGHLMSPEMFSGWGVRTLASNMGAYNPASYHNGSVWPHDNAIIQAGLVRYGFVEEAQRISTALLEAAEFSGGRLPELFCGFSRDQFAEPVPYPTACSPQAWAATSPILLLTSLMRYDAHVSRGGVWMDPVLPKSYGDLQITNAPLAGGRVTINIRDSVPSMDGLPEGMAFHRGHRPWITELVEQADHRSKS from the coding sequence ATGGCGGGGTGGAACGCTGATACGGCAGCCGGACCTTTAGGGGCCGGAACTGTCACCCTGGTGGAAGGTTCGTCCTTCTGCATCTCCATGCCCAACGGAGATATCAATCCAGCGCATCCCCATGGCCTGTTCGTCCAGGACACCCGTTATGTTTCCAAATGGGCCCTGACAGTGAACGGGCTGCCGCTGGAGCCGCTCACTGCCGAGCTTAAGGAACCCTACCGGGCCCTTTTCGCCGGCCGTATTCCGCGTTCTGACGGCTATGCGGACAGCCCCCTGATCGTGGAACGGCTGCGTGAGGTGGGTGAAGGCATCCGGGAACAAGTCACCATCCGCAATTTCTCCCTTGAACCCATCGAATGCACTCTGCAGCTGGTGGTTGGCTCGGACTTCGCTGACCTCTTCGAAGTCAAGGAAGCCAGGATCCAGAGGCAATGGGAAGAGCTCCGGCACGCTAACGCGGGCATGCTGGCGATCCGTGGCAGGTGGAAGGACGTCCAAAAGGACATCGCATTCAATGCTCCCGGTGCGGACGTGACGCCGGAAACCATCACATACCGGACCATCGTCCAGCCAAGGTCGGAATGGTCCACACTTATCAGCGCCGTACCGGCCACCGGGAAGTCAGGTCCGGCAAGCTTCAGCCACTCGGGGGGCGGGCTGTCCCCAAGTGACCGGCGCCGCCGGGAGTGGGTGGCAAGGATCCCGATGCTGCGGATGGGAAACCCGGCTATCGAGCGCACCCTCCGTCGCAGCTATGACGATCTGGGCGCTCTCCGGATCGAGGACCCGAACCATCCGGACCGGGTGGTGGTGGCAGCCGGGGCGCCATGGTTCATGACCATCTTCGGCCGCGATTCGCTCTGGGCCTCAGAGATGGCGCTTCCGGTCGACCCCTCCCTTGCACTGGGCACCCTGCAAACCCTTGCCGACCGCCAGGGAAGCGTGGTTGATCCAGTAAGTGAAGAGGAACCGGGGAAGATCCTCCACGAAGTCCGGCTGGATGTCTCCAGTGGGCTGTCACTCGGAGGAAAATCCACGTACTACGGCAGCGTGGACGCCACCCCTTTGTTCGTCGACGTTCTGGGCGCTGTCAGCCGCTGGGGCTTCGCAAAGGAAACCATCAACGCCCTGCTGCCTCACGCGGACCGCGCCCTGGACTGGATCCGCGACTTCGGCGACAAGGACGGTGACGGGTTCGTCGAATACCAGCGGCTCAACCCCAACGGGCTGGTCAACCAGGGGTGGAAGGACTCGTGGGACGGGATCAATTTCGCGGACGGACGGCTGGCCGAACCTCCCATCGCGCTGTGCGAAGTCCAGGCATATGTCTACGCTGCATACCTGGCCAGGGCCTGGATGGCATACGACGACGGCGATGATGGGCTCGGAGCCGCATATGCGGACCGCGCAGCGGTCCTGAAGAAGCGGTTCAACGAGGAGTTCTGGATCCCGGAGCGGGGCTATTACGCCATTGCCCTCGACGGTCACAAGCAAAAGGTCGACGCGTGCGCCTCCAACATGGGCCACTGTCTGTGGCTGGGCCTGGTGGACGACGACAAAGCTGCGGAAGTGGCCGGGCACCTGATGTCACCCGAAATGTTCAGCGGCTGGGGCGTCCGCACGCTGGCAAGCAACATGGGCGCCTATAACCCTGCCAGCTACCACAACGGCTCAGTATGGCCCCACGACAACGCCATCATCCAGGCAGGCCTGGTCCGCTACGGGTTCGTGGAAGAAGCGCAGCGGATCTCCACCGCGCTGCTGGAGGCAGCTGAATTTTCCGGTGGCCGGCTACCGGAGCTTTTTTGCGGGTTCAGCCGCGATCAATTTGCCGAACCCGTCCCCTACCCCACCGCCTGCTCGCCCCAGGCATGGGCGGCGACCTCGCCGATCCTGCTGCTGACCAGCCTGATGCGCTACGACGCCCATGTTTCCCGCGGCGGAGTCTGGATGGACCCGGTGCTGCCAAAATCCTACGGCGACCTGCAGATCACCAATGCACCGCTGGCTGGCGGACGCGTCACGATCAACATCAGGGACTCTGTCCCCAGCATGGACGGGCTTCCGGAGGGCATGGCGTTCCACCGCGGCCACCGCCCCTGGATTACCGAACTCGTAGAACAAGCCGACCACCGCAGCAAGAGCTGA
- a CDS encoding GTP pyrophosphokinase — translation MPTNWESLDAPLRESVQHNVEIYERVRPALKLVTRDVLLTLRGMLKDSEVTPLFVTGRTKTVESFKEKISRTEEPLEPGGRRLLKFPDPFRTLNDMVGIRVITKLPAENAVVANIIKRQRQVFDCRGDREKDIGSIESGTYGYSSRHLILRSIQNEAVKEYQQVFNPDAQPNGSYFFECQIRTIFAHAWSEIEHDIRFKAEDPRAWTPHFDRQFTATAAMLETVETAFADLHERYEEVRSYWDMDGEGAAPLTPNRIRDVWRTLLPHVDRKVDDDWGWAAELLAAHDLNQTMQLAGLLNANRITEVRKALDHRYSPGPDRLLDDLLLWQYGTRHVDLTAEAPDVVPHPRRDSLLRRLRQIERYRMTNK, via the coding sequence ATGCCGACTAACTGGGAAAGCCTGGACGCCCCGCTGCGCGAGTCTGTGCAGCACAACGTGGAGATCTATGAACGCGTCCGGCCTGCCCTGAAGCTTGTCACCCGCGACGTCCTGCTGACCCTGCGCGGCATGCTGAAGGACAGCGAGGTGACGCCGCTGTTCGTCACCGGCCGCACAAAGACGGTGGAGTCCTTCAAGGAGAAGATTTCCCGCACCGAGGAACCGCTGGAGCCGGGCGGGCGGCGGCTGCTGAAATTCCCCGACCCGTTCCGCACGCTGAATGACATGGTGGGCATCCGGGTCATCACCAAGCTGCCCGCGGAAAACGCCGTGGTGGCCAACATCATCAAGCGGCAGCGCCAGGTTTTCGATTGCCGCGGGGACCGCGAGAAGGACATTGGTTCCATCGAGTCCGGCACCTACGGGTACTCAAGCCGCCACCTGATCCTGCGGAGCATCCAGAACGAGGCCGTCAAGGAGTACCAGCAGGTCTTCAACCCGGACGCGCAGCCCAACGGCAGCTACTTTTTCGAGTGCCAGATCCGCACCATCTTCGCCCATGCCTGGAGCGAGATCGAGCATGACATCCGCTTCAAGGCCGAGGATCCCCGCGCCTGGACGCCACACTTCGACCGGCAATTCACCGCCACCGCTGCCATGCTGGAGACGGTGGAAACCGCCTTCGCCGACCTGCACGAGCGGTATGAGGAAGTCCGCAGCTACTGGGATATGGACGGCGAGGGGGCAGCCCCCCTCACGCCCAACCGGATCCGCGACGTCTGGCGAACGCTGCTCCCCCACGTTGACCGGAAAGTGGACGATGACTGGGGCTGGGCCGCCGAACTGCTCGCTGCACACGACCTGAACCAGACCATGCAGCTGGCCGGGCTCCTGAATGCCAACCGGATCACCGAGGTCCGCAAGGCCCTGGACCACCGCTACTCCCCCGGCCCGGACCGGCTCCTGGACGACCTCCTCCTCTGGCAGTACGGCACCAGGCATGTGGACCTCACCGCAGAAGCGCCCGACGTCGTCCCGCACCCGCGGCGCGACAGCCTCCTGCGGCGGCTGCGGCAGATCGAGCGGTACCGGATGACGAACAAGTAG
- a CDS encoding LacI family DNA-binding transcriptional regulator encodes MVAARAGVSVATVSLVANGKTAGRVSEDNISRVRDAISELGYVVDGIGSSLAKGVSSIVILVAPDISNPFFAKVIGGVRESLGPSYQLLLSVTDSGEFPKADDVRKLMSLRPAGLLVDAPNAGFLADLSVAGPLVLLDAPGLESLAPAVNLDVAQGARELASHLAAAGHRRVAYLDSVTGTETFAIRREAFLAEATALGMSVDADHMPATTIDVGEAAAAFAAAWPDWQSEGVTAVVCATDTHAYGVLQEARVAGVRIPEELAVAGFDDLPYSATSSPGLTSVHLPAKLLGLKAGEQLRRLMEGQELEQEELTLESSLVVRGSTSPAAT; translated from the coding sequence ATGGTCGCCGCCCGGGCCGGGGTGTCGGTGGCAACGGTGTCCCTGGTGGCCAACGGCAAGACGGCGGGCCGCGTGTCGGAGGACAACATTTCCCGGGTGCGCGATGCCATCTCCGAGCTGGGCTACGTGGTGGATGGGATCGGCAGCTCGCTGGCCAAAGGCGTCAGTTCCATCGTGATTTTGGTTGCGCCGGATATTTCCAACCCGTTTTTCGCAAAGGTGATCGGCGGGGTGCGCGAATCCTTGGGGCCCAGTTACCAGCTGCTGCTTTCCGTCACGGATTCGGGCGAGTTCCCCAAGGCCGACGACGTCCGGAAGCTGATGTCCCTCCGTCCCGCCGGGCTTTTGGTGGACGCGCCGAACGCAGGTTTCCTGGCCGATCTCTCGGTTGCCGGGCCGCTGGTCCTGCTGGACGCGCCCGGCCTTGAATCGCTGGCCCCGGCCGTCAACCTTGACGTCGCGCAGGGGGCCCGGGAGCTGGCCTCCCACCTCGCCGCCGCTGGCCACCGTCGGGTGGCCTACCTTGACAGTGTCACCGGGACGGAAACCTTCGCGATCCGCCGCGAGGCATTCCTGGCCGAGGCCACTGCACTGGGCATGTCTGTGGATGCGGACCACATGCCTGCCACCACCATCGACGTCGGTGAGGCGGCGGCCGCCTTCGCCGCAGCGTGGCCGGACTGGCAGAGCGAGGGGGTGACCGCCGTCGTCTGCGCCACTGATACGCATGCCTATGGCGTGCTGCAGGAAGCACGCGTGGCGGGGGTCCGGATTCCGGAGGAGCTGGCGGTGGCCGGGTTCGACGACCTCCCGTACTCCGCCACCAGCAGCCCCGGCCTGACCAGCGTGCACCTGCCGGCCAAGCTGCTGGGCCTCAAAGCCGGGGAACAGCTGCGCCGGCTAATGGAGGGCCAGGAGCTGGAGCAGGAGGAGCTGACGCTGGAAAGCTCGCTGGTGGTGCGCGGGTCCACATCGCCGGCCGCAACGTAA
- the uriH gene encoding uridine-preferring nucleoside hydrolase UriH, translating to MTWRTIVEPDPKTNQQEPRKIILDCDPGHDDAVALLLAHGNPNIELLAVTTVVGNQTLEKVTRNALAVGTIAGITGVPFAAGCPRPLVRSIETAPDIHGDSGMDGPALPESTIELDPRHAVDLIIDTVMAHEPGTVTLVPTAGLTNVAMAARKEPRIVERVKEVVLMGGGYHVGNWSAVAEFNIIIDPEAAHIVFNEKWPVVMVGLDLTHQALATPDVVEKIAAIGTKPAKFVTELMDFFAHAYKDAQGFDYPPVHDPCAVAYVIDPSIVSTRKVPVNIELTGTLTLGMTVADFRAPAPADCHTSVAVDLDHARFWDLVTDALVRIGEPGAGDKTNKGNADDGGTHLGAERTQGGAADVVRRTVPTSPPEGSSK from the coding sequence ATGACGTGGAGAACCATCGTGGAACCAGATCCGAAAACGAACCAGCAAGAACCCAGGAAGATCATCCTGGACTGCGACCCCGGCCACGATGACGCCGTGGCCCTCCTGCTGGCACACGGCAACCCCAACATCGAACTGCTGGCCGTCACCACCGTGGTGGGCAACCAGACCCTCGAAAAAGTCACCCGCAACGCCCTGGCCGTGGGCACCATCGCCGGCATCACCGGCGTCCCCTTCGCCGCCGGCTGCCCGCGCCCCCTGGTCCGGAGCATCGAAACCGCGCCGGACATCCACGGCGACTCGGGCATGGACGGCCCGGCCCTGCCCGAGTCTACCATCGAGCTGGACCCGCGGCACGCCGTCGACCTCATCATCGACACCGTCATGGCGCACGAGCCCGGCACCGTCACACTCGTCCCCACCGCCGGCCTGACCAACGTCGCCATGGCCGCCCGCAAGGAACCGCGCATCGTGGAACGCGTCAAGGAAGTTGTCCTCATGGGCGGCGGCTACCACGTGGGCAACTGGAGCGCCGTGGCCGAGTTCAACATCATCATCGACCCTGAGGCCGCGCACATCGTCTTCAACGAGAAGTGGCCGGTGGTCATGGTGGGCCTGGACCTCACCCACCAGGCGCTGGCCACCCCGGACGTGGTGGAAAAGATCGCCGCCATCGGCACGAAGCCTGCAAAGTTCGTCACCGAGCTGATGGACTTCTTCGCGCATGCCTACAAGGACGCCCAGGGCTTCGACTACCCGCCCGTCCACGATCCCTGTGCCGTCGCCTACGTGATCGACCCCAGCATCGTCAGCACCCGCAAGGTCCCCGTGAACATCGAACTGACCGGAACGCTCACCCTGGGCATGACCGTCGCCGATTTCCGCGCCCCCGCCCCCGCCGACTGCCACACCAGCGTGGCCGTGGACCTGGACCACGCGCGCTTCTGGGACCTCGTCACCGACGCGCTGGTCAGGATCGGCGAGCCGGGCGCCGGCGACAAAACCAACAAAGGCAACGCGGACGACGGCGGCACGCACCTCGGTGCGGAGCGCACCCAAGGCGGGGCAGCCGACGTCGTACGCCGGACAGTGCCCACCTCACCGCCGGAGGGATCAAGTAAATGA